The Fervidicoccus fontis Kam940 DNA window CACTGACTTTCTTACTAGAATCTCAAACAAAGAAAAGTTTTACAAGTCCTTAACCAAGATGCTTAAGCTGATTAGAGGCATATCTGTAGATGGATTCGAAGTTTCTCTTTCATGGGGGAAAGATAGAGCTTCGCTTGTGGAAATTCTTAGAGCTTTAGATGAATCATGCGTTGAACACGGAATAAAAGCGGTTATTGTCTTTGATGAACTTCAGAGGGTAACAGGAAAATTATCTGTAGAGCTGGCTAATGCCATTGCATATTCGTATGATCACTTGAGGAATTTATCATTTATCGTTTCTGGCTCGGAAATGGGTGTACTATACCGATTCTTCGATGAGCCGAACGCTCCACTCTACGGAAGAGCTTACCTTGAAGTAAAGACTAGAAGGCTTGACAAGGAAAAATCTATAGATTTCTTGAAAAGGGGATTCGAAGAATCGAAAATTAGAGTAAATGATGAAGAATTAGAAGCTGCTGTTGATAAGCTTGACGGCATTATTGGCTGGCTGACTTATTACGGATATTCTAGAACAATGCAGAATAGAGATTTTGAAAGTATATGGAGAGAGGCTGTTACAATGGCTAGGCAGGAGCTTGAGAACTTTTTAAAAAACAGGGTAAGTGCAGAAAGATATAGAGCCGTATTAAAATTTCTCGCTAATGGAGAAAGAGAATGGAAAGAGCTCAAGAAAAAAATGGAAGATTTGGAAGGAAGGGTTTTAAGTGAAAGGGTGCTTTATGATATCCTCATTACGTTGAGGAAATATTCAATAATTGATGATCAGAACAATTTCCTAGATCCTCTTGCTGAAGAAGCTGCAAGGAACTTATAGTAAAAGTGATCTTTGAAGAATAAAGGTTTTTAAGACTATTTTAAGCGATTTTGTTCAATATTAATAGGTTATTATTTTAGAACCATAACACCAAAATATAAAGATCTCTTTACTAATCTCGTCACTATTTTTGCAATAGCCACCCTTTATCCATATATGGTTCAACTGAGAACAGAAGCGCTAGGAAGGCAGTTGAAGCTTTGGAAGCAAATTATAATCTCATTAATTTACGTATTCATTTTGTTTCCACTACTAGCAATATCTGTAGCGAATAAGTTGGGTCCTCAGTTTGGAATAGGATTTGTTGCAGCGAATTCGGTGCCAGCATCAAGCGCAGCACTTGGTTACGTTTTAATTTCGGCAGGAAACGCAGAACTTGCTACTGCCCTAATACTAATTTGACATAATTGTTGCAATTCCAGCCTTGCCAGTAATTTTGGGATTATACAGCAGGAGCATATCCGTCCCCGTGCCAATTGGCACAATTCTTATCTCACTGACTGAAATATTGATCCTCCCGCTGATTGCAGGACAGCTAATCAGAATATATATAGAGAAAAGTGTGGAAGCTTGAAGAGCTTAGAGTGATAAGGAGCTCACTTTCAGTAGCGACTATGATTTCACTGTTTGTTTTGATATTCATTATAATTTTTTCAAAAGCTTCATTGCTTATTGCAAAGCCAACAATTGCCTTAGAGATCATAGGTTATCAAACACTGATAGTGTTCGGATTAATTGCGCTGTCTTTGGCTGTCGATAAGGTCCTGCGCATAAAGTATGAAGATCACCAATCAATTATATTGACTTCCATTACCAAAAACGAAAGTGTTGCTGTAGCGATGGCTACAATGGCGCTTAGCCCTGCTGCCTCCGTAGTTCCGCAATAATCCTATTGATCCAGCCAGTGCTTGCAATTTCTTACATTCATCTTGAAAAAGAGGTAAAGAAGTTATTAGGAACAGCAAACTCCTAATTTTTAAGAAAAGCTTCAGCAATTGCTTGTTTCAAGACAATTCATATTTCTTTGTTTTTCCTATTAATAAGTCCATCAGAAGTTTTTCATGCTTCTTTTCATCTTCTTCTATAAGCTCAAAGATTTTTTTGATTCCTCCCTTTAAATTCTCTCCGAGAATCCTGGTGATAATCGAAGACAGAGCTTCCTCATAAACTCCTCCTTCATAATTAACCAGCATACTTATAATTTCATAAATTTGCTCGTCTGAAATTTTGTCTATTTTAAATACAGAGGCCTTTAATTGCTTTATAGAATTCAAGGAATCCATAAATAAGTCTCCAAGAATATCTCTACAAAGATCTTCATCGGAGGATTCTCCGTTCAAAAGTCTATCGTAAATCAAATAATGCTTATAAGAGTCCATCCCGATGTATAAAAATATATGCTTGATGTCTTCTTTTTCTATTTTGGAATAAAGCATGTTATAAACAAAATATGTTTCATATTCTATATCTCTTAAACACTTTAAGTATTCTTTAAATTCTTCCATAACTTTACATCTCTTTAAAATTTTCTCTTCATTTATGTTTTATATTTTTTCCGTTTGCTGAAAGATCTTAGGTTTTCAATAAATAAGTACGATCATTCCAATATATAATTGCGATCGATTTAACATTATTAATGCAAAAAACTTATATAAAACCTTCATTTTTTTTCAATTGGTGAATTATGCGTTGACGGAAAAATATCTTCAGGAAAGGAAAGATTACGTAATAAGTGCAGTTTCCCTATACCATCCGATAACCGTCATAAGAGGAGAAAATGCTTTTTTATTTGATACTGAAGGAAAAAAATACATAGATTTCACCTCAGGGATCGGAGTTACCTCTCTAGGACATGCAAATCCTGAGCTTATCGATGCGGCTGTAGAGCAGCTGAGAAAGTTGTGGCACATATCAATAATGAACCTCAATTATCCTTCATATGTTGAGCTGGCAAAAAAGATATCCGAAGTATCTCCAGGAAAGGAGAAGAAAAGAGTTGCATTCTGGAACAGCGGATCAGAGGCGATTGACAACGCTATTAAGGTGGCAAGACAGGCGACTGGAAGGCATGTAATAGTTGCATTCGAAAATGCATTTCACGGAAGAGGCACTTACGGTCCAGCGCTGGCTGCTACAGGAAAATATATGCCATACAAAGAGAGCATGGAGCCATTTTCCCAAGGAGTTGAGCTTCTTCCATATCCTTATTGTTACAGATGTCCATTTAGGCACGAATATCCGGAATGTGGTCTAGCTTGTCTAGATTATATGAAAAAGTGGTTTACACATGCAAGATATCCTCCCAACAGAATTGCTGCATTTTTAATGGAGATGATCCAGGGAGAGGGAGGCTTCGTCGTTCCTCCAAAGGAGTATGTAAAGGAGCTGAAGAGCTTTTTGGAGTCAAATGGCATTCTGCTGATAGATGATGAAGTTCAAGCAGGATTTGCGAGGACTGGAAAAATGTGGGCAGTTGAGCACTTTGATGTCGAGCCAGATATAATGGCATTTGCAAAGGCGGTAGCCAACGGCCTTCCACTCTCGGGAATCGCAGTTAGAGAGAGCATCGCGGAAAAAGTGCATTTAGGCTCCCTTGGGGGAACCTTTGGTGGAAACCCGGTCTCCTGCGCCGTTGGATTGAAAGTTTTAGAAATAATGAAAAGAGACAACCTTCCTGCTAGGGCTGAAATGCTTGGAAGGATAATTAGAAAGCGGCTAGAAGAAATGTATGAAAAATATGAAATAATAGGGGATGTGCGTGGCTTGGGGATAATGCAGGCAATAGAGATTGTAAAGGATAGAAAGACAAAAGAACCGGACGAGGATATAACAAAAAAGATAATAAATACAGCTAGAGAAAGGGGTCTTCTTTTGCTCATAGCCGGTCTATACTCTAATGTTATTAGGCTACATCCGCCTTTAACAATCGAAGAAGACGTGCTAAAAAGAGGGCTCGATATATTAGATGAGTCAATAAAAGAAGCTTTAAAAAAGAAGTAATTTTTACTTTTTCTTTAAATATCCTATAATTATTAATGCGGTTAAGATAAAAGCGGATCCTAAACCTACCAATGCTAAATAGTTATATGAAGCAACTATGTTTATAATTGAGCTATATACGCTGAATCCTGCTGAATCCGTTACTTTTACTTGAATTTTATTTAAGCCATTCGCTAGAGAAAATGTATATTCCGGCTCACTGCTTGTTGATACGATCTTTCCGTTTAAATACCATGTATAAATGTATGGAGGCGTACCGTTATTAACGCTTACAAAGACCTCGACCTTGTTGTTTTCAAACAAAAAGTTACTTGATGAAGAAATATATGTGAAGTTACTCATAACGGGATCTGGATTTACATCTACTTTGATCTCTTTTGAAACTTCATATCCTGCTGAGTCTTTTGCAATGGCTTTAACATAATAGCTTCCTGGATAGGTCGCATTAAGTATATACTGAGAGGTGTTAAAAGCAACGGGAGTTCCGTTGATCATCCATATATACATAAAAGGAGGAGTCCCTGAGCTCACATTTACAGTAAAAGCTATTGGAACGCCTACATCACTATTACTTCTTGCATAATCAAGACTGATCGCTGGAGGACTGTTTACTTTTATTTCAAGAAGCTTTTCTACGGTGAAATTCGCAGAGTCTTGTAAATATAGAACAACGAAGACAACTCCAGAGGCGCTTGGAGCATATGTAACATTAACTTTGCTCCCTTGCTGCAAAATACTTCCACTATCTATAAGAGACCCATTGGCATAGATAGAGTAGGTGTACTGAGGAGTGCCGTTAAATGCATAAAATGAGATACTTATTGGTACACCGACATCTGTTTCTGTTGCATTTGCAGAAATAAAAACGAAAGGATCTGGGTTTACATTTATAGTATAACTATTTGAAAAAAAGGAATTCCCTAAAGAATCATTTACTTCAATAACAATATAATGCCCTCCCTCATTCAGAGGCTGAACAAATGCTAAAAAGTTTAGCTTATCTGAATAGGAAGTTAGCTGATAGATTGGAGAACCGTCTACATAAATAATGTAAGTATATGGGGGAAGACCTCCGATGATCTGAGAACTTATTTCAATTGGAAAACCGACATCTGCATCTGCATTTGGATATGATATTGCAATTTTTGCGCTGAGTTTAGAGAGATTGACCGAGTAGAACACAGGATAAAAATTTCCGCTCCCTATTTGAACCGTGGGAATTCCATCAATTAAATTTGTCGAGAGGTCATCTGCTCCTTCAGCTGTATCGCTCCCAAATCCATATAGAGACATGGGAAGAACAATTGTTTCATTCTCCAGAACATATTTAAGCATCAGCTGGGCATTCATTTTTGTAAAATTAGTGATCTCTCTATTCCCTTCTCCTCCGAACACCAATTCAGAGTCGTAAAAATGTCCGCTTGGAGTTTGGGAGAAGCCCGAGATTATAAATGAAGCTGATGTTATCCCTGTTTGTGGTATAATAACTTTATCGTACCAAGTAATTTCTTCGCTTTCTCCCAGAGAATATCCAAATGAGATGTATACAGCGTTACTTGAGAAATTTTCGCTCACTGCAAGTTTTAAGTTCAAAGGAAGAGTATATTTTCTCATTTCTGTTGAATAAGCATAGTAGTCTTCTCCTACGTTGTCAACATAAACATACCCATTTCCTTTAACGCTCTGGTTTGTAAGGAAAGAAAAATGTGAAGTAAAGTTCCAAACGTTATCTACAAAGAACAAAGTATTATTATTAGTCCAGAAATTTGGAACGTTCTGAACCCAATATGTATAAGATCCGTATGTTGTATTCACCTGAAGAACAACGTTGAGCTGAAGACTAGCTCCGTATTCTGAAACCCCAGATGGAGACGTTGAATTATATGCCTCTATTGAGTATATGTTCGCTATTCCAATAGCTTCCTTGTAAAGCAATTCATATGGAATTAGGACTCCCGAGGAATTTACAACCCCATAGTCCGCAATTCCGATTGGCGCAGGAAGGCTGTTATAATATGAATATACATCTATAGGGATCGTTGAAACCTGGTAGCTTACATAAGCTATTTCGTTCGAGGCATCATTGTAAACTACTAGATAGTAAGTTCCGTAATGCATAGGACCTATATTAGCTGAAATGTTATATCCTCTATAGGAATAAAGATATTCGATTGAGCCGGAAGATTTAAAAGTAGATAATTGGGAAGGAGTCATAAGATACACATCTACTATTTCACTGGAATTTACCTCAAATGTTATGTTCATTCCGCTTTCAACTTGTATAGGATAGTAGAGAAAGTAGTTAGGTTGGATGCTCACATAACTTAATGAGCTTTTTTCTGGCACTTCTCCGAAAGGCTCAGATCTTGCAACTGAGCTATTTTCAACAAGTGCAACATTAGAAATACTCGCAATAGCAGTAACAAAAATAATTGTAAAAGCAAGGCAAAGAACTTTCTTCCTCATTTATAGTAGACCTCGCTCAGCAAATATAAATAAGCATTTTTTTAAAAGCTTTTCTATTTAAATTATGAAGGTGCTTTTGAAAGCTTTTTCTTTTTGTTTTAGTACATATTGAAAAAATATAACCTAATTTTACTTACTTTTAATGTTTTTTAAGACTGGGGAACTAAGTTGACCGGAAAGCTTGAAAACCTAAAGAGAATTCTAGCTATAGGTCCAGCAACTTTAGTTTCTGTCGCATATATTGATCCGGGAAATTTTGGGACGAATATTGAAGCTGGCTCTAAATACGGGCTCACTCTGCTTTGGGTCGTCTGGCTTTCCGGAGCAATGGCGATCATGTTTCAGTATATTTCCGGAAAGGTTGGTATTGTCACGGAAAAAGGACTGCTTGACGTATCGATGGCAAAGCTCAGAAAAAATGAAAAAAAGCTCTACTTTTTCGGACTGTTTATTGCGATACTCGCCACCGACATGGCGGAGTTCGTAGGTATGGCTGTCGGTTTTCACCTAATTTTAGGCATACCGCTCTCAATTTCAGCTGGCCTCTCAGTTGTGGATGTTCTCTTGCTTTTTTTACTTACTGAAGACTTAGGGAGAATGGAAATTGTAATAGCAGGACTTGTAGGGATTGTTGGATTAAGCTACTTGATCGAGTTAGTAATTGTTCATGCTAATCCTGAAGAAATTCTCATGCATTCATTCATCCCTTATTTAAGTGGAAGTGAAATGATCCTGACCGCAACAAGCATAATAGGTGCGACAATAATGCCTCATGCAATTATTCTTCATTCGTATTTGTCTGCAGAAAAGTCAGCAGGGAAAGGAGGAATTAAACAAAAAAGGGGAAATTAAGAACCATCTTAAAGAAACACTCGTTAATTTAGGAGGTGCCAGCCTTGTTAATGCTGCAATACAGATAATGAGCTATTATGCATTTTATCTAAAAGGGTTGACTAATATTACTAGCTTGGAAAGTGCGTATTACACATTAGCTCCTCTTTTCGGTGCTTTAGCATCATGGATTTTTGCGATCTCTCTCTTCTCGTCTGGATTGAGCTCCTCTATGGTAAGTGTAATAGCTGGAGTAAAGATATTGGAAAGCTATTTTGGAACTCCTACTAAGCAGTGGAAAGTTAGGTTAATGCTGAGATTGATAAATATGGTGCCATTTCTAATTGCAGTTTACCTTGGAGTGGACATGATGAGCATTCTCGTCTATACCCAGGCAATTCTCTCTTTCTCTCTTCCCCTTGTGCTCTTTCCTCTTATTAATATAAGTAAAGATGGAAATTTAATGGGAGGATACAAAATTAGTAAGCCTCTTTACGTTATATCCTTAGTATCTACCGTATTTATTGTCCTAATAAACATCGCTATGTTTGTCTTTTAATTTTTCTGACCTCCTTCCCAGCTTAAAAAGCGAGGCTTTCAGTTATAAAGAGTATTTGCAAAAAGAATTTTGAATATTTGGAAGTAGATTTATCCAAACCATTATTCGAAAAAACGATAGAAAAATAAATTAGTGATAATTTTCATCCTGTAGATCAGATGCTTTTTCGTTTTTCGTTTACACTTTTTTTGTAATTAATCAGATGCTGGTTTATATCCAATTTCGTTACGACTTTAAAGACAAAGCTCTATATTTCAACAAGCTCTTCAATCGGTATAAATCTTCTATACCACTTATCAAAAATCTCTCTAGTAATAATGTGTAGCTCGATTGGTTCATCTATCGATTTAAAAACCTTCACCATTATTTCATATTTCAATTCAATTTTTTCTGTTATTATCAAAATATCAATGTCGCTTGAGGCTACGTTTTTTCCCTTGACAGCTGAGCCAAAAATATATAGTTTTGCATTAGGGTCAAAGCTGTTTACAATTTCTTTAATTTTTCTCCCTATTTCTATATAATTTTTAAAATTTGCTTTATAGGAAAACATTATAATTCATCAATTATAGGTTTAAATACTTCTTTGACAAATTTAAAAAGGCTAATTGTTTCCTTTTCTTCATAAGTATAAGGGAAATATCTTGAAGCCACGTATGCCTCCTCTAATCTTGCTATGTAATGCAGTTTATCCTCGTCTTCAATAAATGAACGCAATTTTGTATTTATTTTTGTTAAATCTTTTATAAGTCTTCTAATTGAATGAGTCCTTGGATAAGTTCCAAAATGCACCAGCATTTTATATTTTAAAATAAGCTGGCAGTACTGCTCCAAGCTAAAAACTGCGAGGTCCCATTCCTTTTTCCCAATAAGATCCTCAGAATTCCTTAAAAAAGCTTCAGCCCTTCTCTTTATGATTTCCGCTTCTTCAAAAGACAGTTCTGTTCACCATGAGTTCTTTAGGTTTGTTTTTATTATAAGTTTTGCCTATACAATAATTTCGACAATAGTATTAAATTAAAATAAGATCTTCTTTAGCTGCATAATCAACTACTTCAAAATATTCATCTTTTCTCACTTTCCGATTTAAATCTCTCCACCTCTCGCTTTCTGATAACACCCTATAAGTAGGATAGTACTGATCCATAATGTTTACAACAAGCCAATCCTTCGGCATGTTTTTAGAAAGCCATTCAATTATCGGGATACTGCAACACTTCACATGGTTTGGAAGCACTAAATGCCTTAATATGATGCTACCTTCATTTTCTATCAATAACAAATTTCTGATTACAGCTTCTCTATACCTTGGTGCAGCGGAGAGCACTATTGCATGAGAATCATCCCAGTATTTAAAGTCTGGAAGCCAAAGATCTATGAGATCTCTGAGCAGTATAGTGAGTTTCTCGCTCATATAGAAATTGCTGTTCCATATCTGAGGCGTATTCGTTTTTAGATATTTAAAGCTTTCAACAATTGCATGTGTATAAGGGGTAGGCTCTCCACCTACATGATTTATATTCTTTGCACCTTCTTTTACAAGCTTATCCTGTATTGCAGCAAGCTGCTGAGGTGCTACGACTTTTCCTTTGAGTGGAAAGCTTTGAGAGATTTCATAGTTCTGGCAATAAACACATCTGAGATTGCATCCAGAGTAAAAAATTGTCCCGCTTGGAACAAGTGGATATTCTTCTCCGTAGTGCAGAAAATATGATGAAATATATGTCTTATAATCCACTTTGCAGAATTTTCCCTTATCTGTTAACCTATTCGATCCGCATTTTCTCTCGCAATATTCGCAATTTGTAAGCATTCTTTTTAGTATTTCAATTTTAAGGTCCAAATATGAATTATTAGAAGAATCTCGTAGCTCGATGGATTCGTCTTTCATTATGTCGTTTGATAACTTATGAAATTCTTTCTCAAATTCTTCATGTAAAGACCAAAGCTCTTGTAGGCTAAGGGAGGTCAACTTAACATCGACTTCAAGACTTCTAGCGATCTTATATTTGGGCGGATACCTTCCTCTTAATATTCCATAGTACCAGCTTAGTGCTCTCTCGATTCTTGAGTTCAAACTGATCCCTTCCGCGAACTCGTCATAGAAAAAATTGGTCAAAAGGATGTTTG harbors:
- a CDS encoding aspartate aminotransferase family protein; the encoded protein is MTEKYLQERKDYVISAVSLYHPITVIRGENAFLFDTEGKKYIDFTSGIGVTSLGHANPELIDAAVEQLRKLWHISIMNLNYPSYVELAKKISEVSPGKEKKRVAFWNSGSEAIDNAIKVARQATGRHVIVAFENAFHGRGTYGPALAATGKYMPYKESMEPFSQGVELLPYPYCYRCPFRHEYPECGLACLDYMKKWFTHARYPPNRIAAFLMEMIQGEGGFVVPPKEYVKELKSFLESNGILLIDDEVQAGFARTGKMWAVEHFDVEPDIMAFAKAVANGLPLSGIAVRESIAEKVHLGSLGGTFGGNPVSCAVGLKVLEIMKRDNLPARAEMLGRIIRKRLEEMYEKYEIIGDVRGLGIMQAIEIVKDRKTKEPDEDITKKIINTARERGLLLLIAGLYSNVIRLHPPLTIEEDVLKRGLDILDESIKEALKKK
- a CDS encoding radical SAM protein translates to MNSRIERALSWYYGILRGRYPPKYKIARSLEVDVKLTSLSLQELWSLHEEFEKEFHKLSNDIMKDESIELRDSSNNSYLDLKIEILKRMLTNCEYCERKCGSNRLTDKGKFCKVDYKTYISSYFLHYGEEYPLVPSGTIFYSGCNLRCVYCQNYEISQSFPLKGKVVAPQQLAAIQDKLVKEGAKNINHVGGEPTPYTHAIVESFKYLKTNTPQIWNSNFYMSEKLTILLRDLIDLWLPDFKYWDDSHAIVLSAAPRYREAVIRNLLLIENEGSIILRHLVLPNHVKCCSIPIIEWLSKNMPKDWLVVNIMDQYYPTYRVLSESERWRDLNRKVRKDEYFEVVDYAAKEDLILI
- a CDS encoding thermopsin, with the translated sequence MRKKVLCLAFTIIFVTAIASISNVALVENSSVARSEPFGEVPEKSSLSYVSIQPNYFLYYPIQVESGMNITFEVNSSEIVDVYLMTPSQLSTFKSSGSIEYLYSYRGYNISANIGPMHYGTYYLVVYNDASNEIAYVSYQVSTIPIDVYSYYNSLPAPIGIADYGVVNSSGVLIPYELLYKEAIGIANIYSIEAYNSTSPSGVSEYGASLQLNVVLQVNTTYGSYTYWVQNVPNFWTNNNTLFFVDNVWNFTSHFSFLTNQSVKGNGYVYVDNVGEDYYAYSTEMRKYTLPLNLKLAVSENFSSNAVYISFGYSLGESEEITWYDKVIIPQTGITSASFIISGFSQTPSGHFYDSELVFGGEGNREITNFTKMNAQLMLKYVLENETIVLPMSLYGFGSDTAEGADDLSTNLIDGIPTVQIGSGNFYPVFYSVNLSKLSAKIAISYPNADADVGFPIEISSQIIGGLPPYTYIIYVDGSPIYQLTSYSDKLNFLAFVQPLNEGGHYIVIEVNDSLGNSFFSNSYTINVNPDPFVFISANATETDVGVPISISFYAFNGTPQYTYSIYANGSLIDSGSILQQGSKVNVTYAPSASGVVFVVLYLQDSANFTVEKLLEIKVNSPPAISLDYARSNSDVGVPIAFTVNVSSGTPPFMYIWMINGTPVAFNTSQYILNATYPGSYYVKAIAKDSAGYEVSKEIKVDVNPDPVMSNFTYISSSSNFLFENNKVEVFVSVNNGTPPYIYTWYLNGKIVSTSSEPEYTFSLANGLNKIQVKVTDSAGFSVYSSIINIVASYNYLALVGLGSAFILTALIIIGYLKKK
- a CDS encoding divalent metal cation transporter encodes the protein MQLFFIRICLQKSQQGKEELNKKGEIKNHLKETLVNLGGASLVNAAIQIMSYYAFYLKGLTNITSLESAYYTLAPLFGALASWIFAISLFSSGLSSSMVSVIAGVKILESYFGTPTKQWKVRLMLRLINMVPFLIAVYLGVDMMSILVYTQAILSFSLPLVLFPLINISKDGNLMGGYKISKPLYVISLVSTVFIVLINIAMFVF
- a CDS encoding Nramp family divalent metal transporter, whose protein sequence is MTGKLENLKRILAIGPATLVSVAYIDPGNFGTNIEAGSKYGLTLLWVVWLSGAMAIMFQYISGKVGIVTEKGLLDVSMAKLRKNEKKLYFFGLFIAILATDMAEFVGMAVGFHLILGIPLSISAGLSVVDVLLLFLLTEDLGRMEIVIAGLVGIVGLSYLIELVIVHANPEEILMHSFIPYLSGSEMILTATSIIGATIMPHAIILHSYLSAEKSAGKGGIKQKRGN
- a CDS encoding HEPN domain-containing protein, whose amino-acid sequence is MSFEEAEIIKRRAEAFLRNSEDLIGKKEWDLAVFSLEQYCQLILKYKMLVHFGTYPRTHSIRRLIKDLTKINTKLRSFIEDEDKLHYIARLEEAYVASRYFPYTYEEKETISLFKFVKEVFKPIIDEL
- a CDS encoding nucleotidyltransferase domain-containing protein, which produces MFSYKANFKNYIEIGRKIKEIVNSFDPNAKLYIFGSAVKGKNVASSDIDILIITEKIELKYEIMVKVFKSIDEPIELHIITREIFDKWYRRFIPIEELVEI
- a CDS encoding AAA family ATPase — its product is MLFDPRPKVNKKDLYDFEKEFEFLKKNIGEPLLVVSGLRRTGKTSLILSTLNDSDIPYVFFDMRSMPNSRRDLYHLLSEGLTDFLTRISNKEKFYKSLTKMLKLIRGISVDGFEVSLSWGKDRASLVEILRALDESCVEHGIKAVIVFDELQRVTGKLSVELANAIAYSYDHLRNLSFIVSGSEMGVLYRFFDEPNAPLYGRAYLEVKTRRLDKEKSIDFLKRGFEESKIRVNDEELEAAVDKLDGIIGWLTYYGYSRTMQNRDFESIWREAVTMARQELENFLKNRVSAERYRAVLKFLANGEREWKELKKKMEDLEGRVLSERVLYDILITLRKYSIIDDQNNFLDPLAEEAARNL